The following are encoded in a window of Variovorax paradoxus genomic DNA:
- a CDS encoding PQQ-dependent sugar dehydrogenase: protein MNASPHRPAPLALSAAAMAAVLLVAGCGETAKLSPELTTGPRPQLVDPNKTLIPTVNVAPAVGWTDTAAPTPAEGLRVTALARGLDHPRWVYTLPNGDVLVAESNKPPKPEGSDTGGPVAKVRNWVMGKVMGRAGAGVPSANRITLLRDADGDGLAEVKQVFLSDLVSPYGMALVGNELFIANADALVKVPYTEGDTSARAKPVVVTALPAGINHHWTKNVIANADGSKLYVTVGSNSNIGENGMAAEEGRAAIWEVDAKSGEKRLFASGLRNPNGLGWEPETNTLWTVVNERDEIGSDLVPDYLTSVKDGAFYGWPWSYWGGVVDARVTPQKPELVAKALAPDYALGSHVAPLGLVFSNPRGMPPEFASGAFIGEHGSWNRKPKSGYKVVFVPFIGGKPSGPPVDILTGFLSADEKAHGRPVGVALDKSGALLVADDVGNAVWRVSRSKPN, encoded by the coding sequence ATGAACGCATCGCCGCACCGTCCCGCTCCCCTCGCTCTTTCCGCAGCGGCCATGGCCGCCGTGCTGCTCGTCGCCGGCTGCGGCGAGACCGCCAAGCTCTCGCCCGAACTCACGACCGGCCCCCGGCCACAGCTCGTCGATCCGAACAAGACGCTGATTCCCACCGTCAACGTGGCGCCCGCCGTCGGGTGGACCGACACCGCCGCGCCCACGCCCGCCGAAGGCCTGCGCGTGACGGCGCTGGCGCGCGGGCTGGACCATCCGCGCTGGGTCTACACGCTGCCCAACGGCGACGTGCTGGTGGCCGAAAGCAACAAGCCGCCCAAGCCCGAAGGCAGCGACACTGGCGGCCCGGTCGCGAAGGTGCGCAACTGGGTCATGGGCAAGGTGATGGGCCGCGCCGGCGCCGGCGTGCCCAGCGCCAACCGCATCACCCTGCTGCGCGATGCCGACGGCGACGGCCTGGCCGAGGTGAAGCAGGTGTTCCTGTCGGACCTCGTCTCGCCCTATGGCATGGCGCTGGTCGGCAACGAGCTCTTCATCGCCAATGCCGATGCGCTCGTGAAGGTGCCCTACACCGAAGGCGACACGTCGGCCCGCGCCAAGCCGGTGGTCGTGACGGCGCTGCCCGCGGGCATCAACCACCACTGGACCAAGAACGTCATCGCCAATGCCGACGGCAGCAAGCTCTACGTCACGGTCGGCTCCAACAGCAACATCGGCGAGAACGGCATGGCGGCCGAAGAGGGGCGCGCAGCGATCTGGGAGGTCGATGCGAAGAGCGGCGAGAAGCGCCTGTTCGCGAGCGGCCTGCGCAACCCCAACGGCCTGGGCTGGGAGCCCGAGACCAACACGCTGTGGACCGTGGTGAACGAGCGCGACGAAATCGGCAGCGACCTCGTACCCGACTACCTCACCTCGGTGAAAGACGGCGCCTTCTACGGCTGGCCCTGGAGCTACTGGGGCGGCGTGGTCGATGCGCGCGTCACGCCGCAAAAGCCCGAGCTCGTGGCGAAGGCGCTGGCGCCCGACTACGCGCTGGGCTCGCACGTCGCGCCGCTGGGCCTGGTGTTCTCGAACCCGCGCGGCATGCCGCCCGAGTTCGCGAGCGGCGCCTTCATCGGCGAGCACGGCTCGTGGAACCGCAAGCCCAAGTCGGGCTACAAGGTCGTGTTCGTGCCCTTCATCGGCGGCAAGCCGAGCGGGCCGCCGGTCGACATCCTCACGGGCTTTTTGAGCGCCGACGAAAAGGCGCACGGCCGGCCGGTCGGGGTGGCGCTCGACAAGAGCGGCGCGCTGCTGGTGGCGGACGACGTGGGCAACGCGGTGTGGCGCGTGTCGCGCAGCAAGCCCAACTGA
- a CDS encoding sulfite exporter TauE/SafE family protein, with protein MSAQHLFLVSIAVLIAAFVQGATGVGFALIAAPVIGIVRPDLLPVCVLVLMLPLNFYVMWRERGAIDRTGASWITGGRLLGTVGGLWVLAALSASHLSLFVGASTIAAALVTLMMPAFSPGRTAFVAAGLVTGVTETATGIGGPPLALVYQHQPAPTMRSTIALCFLVGELVSLATLMVAGRIDGSQLYAAALLLPALVVGAVLSRVVHRRINGRVLRIFVQVFAIVSGAALLLHSF; from the coding sequence GTGAGCGCGCAGCACCTCTTTCTCGTCTCCATCGCCGTGCTGATCGCCGCCTTCGTGCAGGGCGCGACCGGCGTCGGCTTTGCGCTCATCGCCGCGCCGGTGATCGGCATCGTGCGCCCCGACCTGCTGCCCGTGTGTGTGCTGGTGCTGATGCTGCCGCTGAACTTCTACGTGATGTGGCGCGAGCGTGGCGCCATCGACCGCACCGGCGCCAGCTGGATCACCGGCGGGCGCCTGCTCGGCACCGTCGGCGGCCTCTGGGTGCTGGCGGCGCTGAGTGCGAGCCACCTGTCGCTGTTCGTCGGCGCATCGACCATCGCGGCGGCGCTCGTCACGTTGATGATGCCGGCCTTCTCGCCGGGCCGCACCGCCTTCGTGGCGGCGGGGCTCGTCACCGGCGTCACCGAAACCGCGACCGGCATCGGCGGGCCGCCGCTGGCGCTGGTCTACCAGCACCAGCCGGCGCCCACCATGCGCTCGACGATTGCGCTGTGCTTCCTGGTGGGCGAGCTGGTGTCCCTGGCCACGCTGATGGTGGCGGGGCGCATCGACGGTTCACAGCTCTATGCCGCGGCCTTGCTGTTGCCCGCGCTCGTCGTGGGCGCGGTGCTCAGCCGCGTGGTGCATCGCCGCATCAACGGTCGCGTGCTTCGGATCTTCGTGCAGGTCTTTGCGATCGTCTCGGGCGCCGCGCTGCTGTTGCATTCATTCTGA
- a CDS encoding LacI family DNA-binding transcriptional regulator: protein MSTNPSPRANIKDVAREAGVSPTTVSHALNARGQVDAETRARVEQAALKLGYRPNRNAQRLRTGEAHMIVLLSSMPFAVAGGPSRLGFLMEVAAVAAAAALDRRLALVLAPPMETGRVPMELLDVDGALVIEPSAGDPNLAYLLRRGLPVVAIGKPAEEAADGPAMPPYVDIHSGQTTRLLLDHLHDQGARKVAMILGSAARNSYVEGQAAYQAFAAAHGQAPLLSLVDEAEGENGGRQAALALLAAHPDIDAFCVPVDAFASGAVAAVVESGRRIPDDVMVVTRYDGLRARTCVPPLTAVDLHLDEVAQQAIALLFDHLRGDTSRRRVEGPAAQLVPRLSSARQR, encoded by the coding sequence ATGAGCACCAATCCATCGCCGCGGGCAAACATCAAGGACGTGGCGCGCGAAGCGGGCGTGTCGCCGACCACCGTCTCGCACGCACTCAACGCCCGGGGCCAGGTCGATGCCGAAACGCGCGCGCGCGTCGAGCAGGCGGCGCTGAAGCTGGGCTACCGGCCCAACCGCAATGCGCAGCGGCTGCGCACGGGCGAGGCGCACATGATCGTGCTGCTGTCGTCGATGCCGTTCGCCGTGGCCGGCGGCCCGTCGCGCCTCGGCTTCCTGATGGAAGTGGCGGCCGTAGCGGCAGCGGCGGCGCTCGACCGCCGCCTGGCGCTGGTGCTGGCGCCGCCCATGGAAACCGGGCGCGTGCCGATGGAGCTGCTCGACGTCGATGGCGCACTGGTCATCGAGCCCTCGGCGGGCGACCCCAACCTGGCGTACCTGCTGCGGCGCGGTCTGCCGGTGGTGGCCATCGGCAAGCCCGCCGAAGAAGCGGCCGACGGGCCGGCGATGCCGCCCTATGTCGACATTCACTCGGGCCAGACCACGCGCCTGCTGCTCGACCACCTGCACGACCAGGGCGCGCGCAAGGTCGCGATGATCCTCGGCTCGGCCGCGCGCAACTCGTATGTGGAAGGCCAGGCGGCCTACCAGGCCTTCGCCGCCGCACACGGGCAGGCGCCGCTGCTGTCGCTGGTCGACGAGGCCGAGGGCGAAAACGGCGGCCGGCAGGCCGCGCTGGCGCTGCTGGCGGCGCACCCCGACATCGACGCCTTCTGCGTGCCGGTCGACGCCTTCGCCTCGGGCGCGGTGGCAGCGGTTGTCGAATCGGGCCGGCGCATTCCCGACGACGTGATGGTCGTCACGCGCTACGACGGCCTGCGCGCCCGCACCTGCGTGCCGCCGCTCACGGCCGTCGACCTGCACCTGGACGAGGTCGCGCAGCAGGCGATTGCGCTGCTGTTCGACCACCTGCGCGGCGACACCAGCCGGCGCCGCGTCGAGGGGCCGGCGGCCCAGTTGGTGCCGCGCTTGTCGTCGGCACGCCAGCGCTGA
- a CDS encoding GNAT family N-acetyltransferase, whose translation MTDESTPTPPHLIEFDTPRLRVRQWRESDLAPFFALACDPQVMEFLLPLPTRAESDAAANRARALVAQNGWGFWAVERKDTGEFIGFTGLNVPMATLPFSPCVEIGWRLARASWGQGFATEAARGALQVGFAQLGLNEIVAFTAEGNVRSAAVMTRLGMHEDVAGAFDHPAVPEGHVLRGHRLFRIGRAAWQATRSASE comes from the coding sequence ATGACCGACGAAAGCACACCCACCCCGCCCCACCTCATCGAATTCGACACCCCGCGCCTGCGGGTGCGCCAATGGCGCGAGAGCGATCTCGCGCCATTTTTCGCGCTGGCCTGCGACCCGCAGGTGATGGAGTTCCTGCTGCCCTTGCCCACGCGCGCCGAGAGCGACGCAGCGGCCAACCGTGCCCGGGCGCTCGTCGCTCAGAACGGCTGGGGCTTCTGGGCCGTCGAGCGCAAGGACACGGGCGAGTTCATCGGCTTCACCGGCCTGAACGTGCCGATGGCCACGCTGCCTTTCTCGCCCTGCGTCGAGATCGGCTGGCGCCTTGCGCGCGCCAGCTGGGGCCAGGGCTTCGCGACCGAGGCGGCGCGCGGTGCGCTGCAGGTCGGGTTCGCACAACTCGGGCTCAACGAGATCGTGGCGTTCACTGCCGAAGGCAACGTGCGCTCCGCCGCGGTGATGACGCGCCTCGGCATGCACGAGGACGTGGCCGGCGCCTTCGACCACCCTGCGGTGCCCGAAGGCCATGTGCTGCGCGGCCACCGGCTGTTCCGCATCGGCCGCGCGGCATGGCAGGCCACGCGCAGCGCTTCAGAATGA
- a CDS encoding uracil-xanthine permease family protein, with protein MLPLSQLLLFGLQHVLVMAAVPITSVFLVAKALGLDSALTVNLISATFLLCGVGTLLQSFGPWKFGARLPFVMVPGGAPIVMFVTIAQQRDLQTASGAVILTALFYFLVLPVFARCLRFFPKIVIGTLLLLVSINLVKVYGGIIAGKAGTSTFADPVNIGLALATIGFTVLFARVFKGTLGQLAVLLGLLAGTVLAAACGLMDFSGVAAGPFWSAPTLLPFGMPRFDLVAAVPLLIFSIISMVEATGQTVAVADVVGRKIDPRDVVPRTIRGDALVSLAGGFFGTSMIITSGENIGIVRATNVRSRYVTAAAGVILVLIALSAPLGRLASAIPSAVVGGTAMVVFAIIGTMGIDMLRKVDLHERGNMFVLAGALTMGLLPIVVPGLYSRFPDTLQLVLGNGLAMGSLTAVVLNLVFNRVQADSPAIAPAPQ; from the coding sequence ATGCTGCCCTTGTCGCAACTGCTCCTGTTCGGCCTGCAGCACGTGCTGGTGATGGCGGCCGTGCCCATCACGTCCGTGTTCCTCGTGGCCAAGGCGCTGGGGCTGGACTCCGCGCTCACGGTCAACCTGATCAGCGCCACCTTTTTGCTGTGCGGCGTGGGCACCTTGCTGCAGTCGTTCGGGCCGTGGAAGTTCGGCGCGCGCCTGCCGTTCGTGATGGTGCCGGGCGGTGCGCCCATCGTGATGTTCGTGACCATCGCCCAGCAGCGCGACCTGCAGACCGCCTCGGGCGCGGTGATCCTCACGGCGCTGTTCTACTTTCTGGTGCTGCCGGTGTTCGCGCGCTGCCTGCGCTTCTTTCCGAAGATCGTCATCGGCACCTTGCTGCTGCTGGTGTCGATCAACCTCGTGAAGGTGTACGGCGGCATCATCGCGGGCAAGGCCGGCACGTCCACGTTTGCCGACCCGGTGAACATCGGGCTGGCACTCGCGACCATCGGCTTCACCGTGCTGTTCGCGCGTGTGTTCAAGGGCACGCTCGGCCAGCTCGCGGTGCTGCTGGGCCTGCTGGCCGGCACGGTGCTGGCCGCGGCGTGCGGGCTGATGGACTTCAGCGGCGTGGCGGCCGGGCCCTTCTGGAGCGCGCCGACGCTGCTGCCCTTCGGCATGCCGCGCTTCGACCTGGTGGCGGCCGTGCCGCTCCTGATCTTCAGCATCATCTCGATGGTCGAGGCCACGGGGCAGACCGTGGCGGTGGCCGACGTGGTGGGCCGCAAGATCGACCCGCGCGACGTGGTGCCGCGCACCATCCGCGGCGACGCGCTGGTGTCGCTGGCAGGCGGCTTCTTCGGCACCTCGATGATCATCACCAGCGGTGAGAACATCGGCATCGTGCGCGCCACCAACGTGCGCTCGCGCTACGTGACGGCGGCCGCGGGCGTGATCCTGGTCCTCATCGCGCTGTCGGCGCCGCTGGGCCGGCTGGCCAGCGCCATTCCTTCGGCCGTGGTCGGCGGCACCGCGATGGTGGTGTTCGCGATCATCGGCACCATGGGCATCGACATGCTGCGCAAGGTCGACCTGCACGAGCGCGGCAACATGTTCGTGCTGGCCGGCGCACTGACCATGGGCCTGCTGCCCATCGTCGTGCCGGGCCTGTACAGCCGCTTTCCCGACACGCTGCAGCTGGTGCTGGGCAACGGCCTGGCCATGGGCTCGCTCACCGCGGTGGTGCTCAACCTGGTGTTCAACCGCGTGCAGGCCGACAGCCCGGCCATCGCACCTGCGCCGCAATGA
- a CDS encoding amidohydrolase family protein, with translation MSPELDAALFAADELLLVPDHLMLRDGPATGHAVRIEGGRFRDVGPADALIARHPHLTPRHLPGKLLMPGMIDAHHHLTQSFGKSLAYGEPSEIFRRVWVPLESSLDDEFVYMASKLAALESLRGGFTTVCDAGTRAPGDIGAVAAAVKEAGLRCVLGLICNDGGNDSTAAERQAIQSHAAQFLQQWSGAELVHPSLAISVPEAASDEMLVAVSALCAEARTVFQTHVNEHLASVERSVVQRGKRPLELLAHLGALGPQVLIAHGTLVTPSELMVLRDTDTAVSYNPVASQWKGNAVAPANLMAALGIRFGLGTDATRSDAFRLMDAAEAAQKLAFGMAIGDASSGGGWTWFDHATHEGARAVGLGHLTGEIAVGKAADFLIVDVDTPEMCTSVDLTWDLVRLGNRDQIVAVFVDGRLRLWEGWPPDWDARALQRQLAHVAHAAMDRAPIVRLHPPAAAHRRLATERHSQ, from the coding sequence ATGTCTCCTGAACTCGATGCCGCGCTCTTCGCGGCCGACGAGCTGCTGCTCGTTCCCGACCACCTGATGCTGCGCGACGGCCCCGCCACCGGCCATGCCGTGCGCATCGAAGGCGGCCGCTTTCGCGATGTCGGCCCCGCCGACGCGCTCATCGCCCGCCACCCGCATCTCACGCCGCGGCACCTGCCCGGCAAGCTGCTGATGCCCGGCATGATCGATGCGCACCACCACCTCACGCAGTCTTTCGGCAAGTCGCTGGCCTATGGCGAGCCGTCGGAAATCTTCCGGCGCGTGTGGGTGCCGCTCGAGTCGAGCCTGGACGACGAGTTCGTCTACATGGCCTCCAAGCTCGCGGCGCTCGAATCGCTGCGCGGCGGCTTCACCACCGTGTGCGACGCGGGCACGCGCGCGCCGGGCGACATCGGCGCCGTGGCCGCGGCCGTGAAGGAAGCCGGGCTGCGCTGCGTGCTGGGCCTGATCTGCAACGACGGCGGCAACGACAGCACCGCCGCTGAGCGCCAGGCCATCCAGTCGCACGCCGCGCAGTTCCTGCAGCAGTGGTCGGGTGCGGAACTGGTGCATCCCTCGCTCGCCATCTCGGTGCCCGAAGCGGCCTCCGACGAGATGCTGGTTGCCGTGTCGGCCTTGTGCGCCGAAGCGCGCACCGTGTTCCAGACGCACGTCAACGAGCACCTCGCCTCGGTCGAGCGCTCGGTGGTGCAGCGCGGCAAGCGGCCGCTGGAGCTGCTGGCGCACCTGGGCGCGCTGGGTCCGCAGGTGCTCATTGCGCACGGCACGCTGGTCACGCCGTCGGAACTCATGGTGCTGCGCGACACCGACACCGCCGTGAGCTACAACCCCGTCGCCAGCCAGTGGAAGGGCAACGCCGTGGCGCCCGCGAACCTGATGGCCGCGCTGGGCATCCGCTTCGGTCTGGGCACCGACGCCACGCGCAGCGACGCCTTCCGCCTGATGGACGCGGCCGAAGCCGCGCAGAAGCTGGCCTTCGGCATGGCCATCGGCGATGCGTCGAGCGGCGGCGGCTGGACCTGGTTCGACCACGCGACGCACGAAGGCGCGCGTGCCGTGGGCCTGGGCCACCTCACGGGCGAGATCGCCGTGGGCAAGGCGGCCGATTTCCTCATCGTCGATGTCGACACACCCGAGATGTGCACCTCGGTCGATCTCACGTGGGACCTCGTGCGCCTGGGCAACCGCGACCAGATCGTGGCCGTGTTCGTCGACGGACGCCTGCGCCTGTGGGAAGGCTGGCCGCCCGACTGGGACGCACGCGCGCTGCAGCGGCAGCTCGCACACGTCGCCCACGCGGCGATGGACCGCGCGCCCATCGTGCGGCTGCATCCGCCTGCGGCCGCGCACCGCCGCCTGGCCACGGAGCGGCATTCGCAGTGA
- a CDS encoding alanyl-tRNA editing protein, whose product MTDDLFRADAYLRTCEARILRLDDTGIVLDRTVFYPLGGGQAGDAGVLVLADGREIAIVDTRKAKDAEGQPTAEFVHVPAPDQAELLAALAPGDTVTARLDWERRHRLMRFHTASHLLCHLVPVPVNGCSITPEYARIDFHITDPLDKETLTAGLAKLVEAAHPLTVGAITDAELDANPALVKSMSVQPPRGTGTVRTIRIGGTGEDGSTPSIDFQPCGGTHVANTAEIGAMVVTKIEKKSATTRRVVLGWPAAVPAA is encoded by the coding sequence ATGACCGACGACCTGTTCCGCGCCGACGCCTACCTGCGCACCTGTGAAGCCCGCATCCTGCGCCTCGACGACACCGGCATCGTGCTGGACCGCACCGTGTTCTATCCGCTGGGCGGCGGGCAGGCCGGCGACGCCGGCGTGCTGGTGCTCGCCGACGGCCGCGAAATCGCCATCGTCGACACCCGCAAGGCCAAGGATGCCGAGGGCCAGCCGACTGCCGAGTTCGTTCACGTGCCCGCGCCCGACCAGGCCGAGCTGCTGGCCGCGCTGGCGCCCGGCGACACCGTCACCGCCCGCCTCGACTGGGAGCGCCGCCATCGGCTGATGCGCTTCCACACCGCCAGCCACCTGCTGTGCCACCTCGTGCCGGTGCCGGTGAACGGCTGCTCGATCACGCCCGAATACGCGCGCATCGACTTCCACATCACCGACCCGCTCGACAAGGAAACGCTCACCGCCGGCCTCGCGAAGCTGGTCGAAGCCGCCCATCCGCTGACCGTGGGCGCCATCACCGACGCCGAGCTCGACGCCAACCCTGCGCTGGTCAAGAGCATGAGCGTGCAACCGCCGCGCGGCACGGGCACGGTGCGCACCATCCGCATCGGCGGCACGGGCGAGGACGGCAGCACGCCCTCGATCGACTTCCAGCCCTGCGGCGGCACGCACGTGGCCAACACGGCGGAAATCGGCGCCATGGTCGTCACCAAGATCGAGAAGAAGAGCGCGACCACCCGGCGCGTGGTCCTGGGCTGGCCCGCGGCAGTACCCGCGGCCTGA
- a CDS encoding zinc-binding alcohol dehydrogenase family protein — protein sequence MKAIGYYQPLPIDHAESLQDIELPAPVPGARDLLVRVKAVSVNPVDTKVRKNAAPEAGQAKVLGWDAVGTVEAIGSGVQNFKVGDRVYYAGSIIRPGANSELHAVDERIAALAPKTLDDAQAAALPLTTITAYELLFDRLQVPKDGGEGQTLLITGGAGGVGSILIQLARQLTKLRVVATASRPETRAWCLALGAHVVIDHSKPLTAELTAAGIDEVDMVASLTQTDQHYAQIIESLKPQGQLAVIDDMKVLDAMPLKTKCISLHWEMMFARSRFTTPDIAEQGKLLAEVAALVDAGRIRTTANASFGTINAANLKKAHALIESGKAQGKVVLAGF from the coding sequence ATGAAAGCCATCGGCTACTACCAGCCTCTTCCCATCGACCACGCTGAGTCGCTGCAGGACATCGAACTCCCCGCCCCCGTGCCCGGCGCGCGCGACCTGCTGGTGCGCGTGAAGGCCGTGTCGGTCAACCCCGTCGACACCAAGGTCCGCAAGAACGCCGCCCCCGAAGCCGGCCAGGCCAAGGTGCTGGGCTGGGACGCGGTCGGCACCGTCGAGGCCATCGGCAGCGGCGTGCAGAACTTCAAGGTCGGCGACCGCGTGTACTACGCCGGCTCGATCATTCGCCCCGGCGCCAATTCGGAGCTGCACGCGGTCGACGAGCGCATCGCCGCGCTCGCACCCAAGACCCTCGACGACGCCCAGGCCGCCGCACTGCCGCTGACCACCATCACCGCCTACGAACTGCTGTTCGACCGCCTGCAAGTGCCCAAGGACGGCGGCGAAGGCCAGACCTTGCTGATCACCGGCGGCGCGGGCGGCGTGGGCTCCATCCTCATCCAGCTCGCACGCCAACTCACGAAGCTGCGTGTCGTCGCCACCGCCTCGCGCCCCGAAACGCGCGCATGGTGCCTGGCACTGGGCGCGCACGTCGTCATCGACCACTCGAAGCCGCTCACCGCCGAACTCACGGCCGCGGGCATCGACGAGGTCGACATGGTCGCCAGCCTCACGCAGACCGACCAGCACTACGCGCAGATCATCGAGAGCCTCAAGCCCCAGGGCCAGCTCGCGGTGATCGACGACATGAAGGTGCTCGACGCGATGCCGCTGAAGACCAAGTGCATTTCGCTGCACTGGGAAATGATGTTCGCGCGCTCGCGCTTCACCACGCCCGACATCGCCGAGCAGGGCAAGCTGCTCGCCGAAGTGGCCGCGCTGGTCGACGCGGGCCGCATCCGCACGACGGCGAATGCGAGCTTCGGCACCATCAACGCCGCGAACCTCAAGAAGGCGCATGCGCTCATCGAAAGCGGCAAGGCGCAGGGCAAGGTGGTGCTGGCCGGGTTCTGA
- a CDS encoding thioredoxin family protein, translating to MILSRITLAPFLIAIAAACMPAAAQLAPKTRAVVTTPHVRAELVAHAPDGVAPGAPVWIGLQITHQPEWHTYWKNAGDSGLPTELKWTLPAGVSTGEIAWPVPKKIPVGTLANYGYENTVLLPVPLEVSTLYKPDVALTGGSPAMDIKLQASWLVCRKECIPEEGEFTLSLPTRGSTALNKAAFDTAQAAQPQPLGAPGAIAVDGQQLKVRLDGLPAAVRGKTLEFFPETPEVIRTAAVSGKDWTQAWDGATWTATMPLADQRSESPTVMPVVVVLAEADRQSGQPVAWRAEAPVSGTWPTAAAAPRAAAVSPALQAALAANAAQAAAPAAAQAQPAGAFMVALLGALLGGLLLNLMPCVFPILAIKVLGFARQAGNASAHRKAGLAYTGGVMLSFLALGGAMLALRAAGAQLGWGFQLQSPAVVAALAALFTLLGLNLAGVFEFGRAAPQSVCSAQAKHPLANDFLSGVLAVVIASPCTAPFMGASLGFAIGLPATQALMLFAALGLGLALPYLVAGFVPAVARLLPKPGPWMHTLRRLLAFPMFATVAWLVWVLGQQSGIDGAGTLLALLVCLAAVVWAFTLRGRTRVVIATVMIAFTAVLAGAIGRNIVQVPEPAKLAAAPNDGERWQPWSAQRVSDMANAGRPVFIDFTAAWCVTCQYNKKSTLADAEVLADFDAKQVAMLRADWTRRDPAITAALTALGRSGVPVYVLQAPGKAPVVLTEILSKDEVRAALAAL from the coding sequence ATGATCCTTTCGCGCATCACTCTCGCTCCCTTTCTGATAGCTATTGCCGCAGCCTGCATGCCGGCTGCGGCCCAGCTGGCCCCGAAGACCAGGGCCGTGGTCACCACCCCCCATGTGCGCGCCGAGCTGGTCGCCCATGCGCCCGACGGTGTGGCGCCCGGCGCGCCGGTCTGGATCGGGCTGCAGATCACCCACCAGCCCGAGTGGCACACCTACTGGAAGAACGCCGGCGATTCGGGTCTTCCGACGGAATTGAAGTGGACGCTGCCCGCCGGCGTCTCGACCGGCGAGATCGCCTGGCCGGTGCCCAAGAAGATCCCGGTCGGCACGCTCGCCAACTACGGCTACGAGAACACCGTGCTGCTGCCGGTGCCGCTCGAGGTTTCGACACTCTACAAACCCGACGTGGCGCTCACCGGCGGATCGCCCGCGATGGACATCAAGCTGCAGGCCTCCTGGCTGGTCTGCCGCAAGGAATGCATTCCTGAAGAGGGCGAGTTCACGCTCTCGCTGCCCACGCGCGGTTCCACCGCGCTGAACAAGGCGGCCTTCGACACCGCGCAGGCCGCGCAACCGCAGCCGCTGGGCGCGCCCGGCGCCATCGCCGTCGACGGCCAGCAACTGAAGGTGCGCCTCGACGGCCTGCCCGCCGCAGTGCGCGGCAAGACGCTCGAGTTCTTCCCCGAAACGCCCGAGGTGATCCGCACCGCCGCCGTGTCGGGCAAGGACTGGACGCAGGCCTGGGACGGCGCGACCTGGACCGCCACCATGCCGCTGGCCGACCAGCGCAGCGAAAGCCCCACCGTCATGCCCGTCGTGGTGGTGCTGGCCGAGGCCGATCGCCAGTCGGGCCAGCCCGTGGCATGGCGCGCCGAAGCGCCGGTGTCGGGCACCTGGCCCACCGCTGCGGCCGCGCCGCGCGCCGCCGCGGTGTCGCCCGCGCTGCAGGCGGCGCTGGCGGCCAACGCGGCGCAAGCGGCGGCCCCCGCTGCTGCCCAAGCCCAGCCCGCCGGCGCCTTCATGGTCGCCCTGCTCGGTGCGCTGCTCGGCGGCCTGCTGCTCAACCTCATGCCCTGCGTGTTCCCGATCCTCGCGATCAAGGTGCTGGGCTTCGCGCGGCAGGCGGGCAACGCCAGCGCGCACCGCAAGGCGGGCCTGGCCTACACGGGCGGCGTGATGCTGTCGTTCCTCGCGCTGGGCGGCGCCATGCTCGCGCTGCGCGCGGCCGGTGCGCAACTCGGCTGGGGTTTCCAGCTGCAGTCGCCCGCCGTGGTGGCGGCTCTGGCAGCGCTCTTCACCTTGCTCGGCCTGAACCTGGCGGGCGTGTTCGAGTTCGGCCGCGCGGCGCCGCAGTCGGTGTGCAGCGCGCAGGCCAAGCACCCGCTGGCCAACGACTTCCTCTCCGGCGTGCTCGCCGTGGTGATCGCCTCGCCCTGCACCGCGCCGTTCATGGGCGCCTCGCTGGGCTTTGCCATCGGCCTGCCGGCCACGCAGGCGCTGATGCTGTTCGCGGCACTGGGCCTCGGCCTCGCCCTGCCCTACCTGGTGGCGGGCTTCGTGCCGGCCGTGGCGCGCCTGCTGCCCAAGCCGGGCCCGTGGATGCACACGCTGCGCCGCCTGCTCGCCTTCCCGATGTTCGCGACCGTGGCCTGGCTGGTCTGGGTGCTGGGCCAGCAAAGCGGCATCGACGGCGCGGGCACGCTGCTCGCGCTGCTGGTGTGCCTGGCCGCCGTGGTCTGGGCGTTCACGCTGCGCGGACGCACGCGGGTCGTCATCGCCACCGTGATGATCGCCTTCACTGCCGTGCTGGCCGGCGCCATCGGCCGCAACATCGTGCAAGTGCCCGAACCGGCCAAGCTGGCCGCGGCGCCGAACGACGGCGAGCGCTGGCAGCCGTGGTCGGCCCAGCGCGTGAGCGACATGGCGAACGCCGGCCGCCCCGTCTTCATCGACTTCACCGCCGCCTGGTGCGTGACCTGCCAGTACAACAAGAAGAGCACGCTGGCCGACGCCGAGGTGCTCGCCGACTTCGATGCCAAGCAGGTCGCCATGCTGCGCGCCGACTGGACCCGCCGCGACCCCGCCATCACCGCCGCGCTCACCGCGCTGGGCCGCAGCGGCGTGCCGGTGTATGTGCTGCAGGCGCCAGGCAAGGCGCCCGTGGTGCTGACCGAAATCCTCAGCAAGGACGAGGTGCGCGCCGCGTTGGCAGCGCTTTGA